The following coding sequences are from one uncultured Methanobrevibacter sp. window:
- a CDS encoding class I SAM-dependent methyltransferase: MADNEKNIRSEEEKELIINARKPVGELGDKLLDRMNESHESLAQWGVSHLDILKDDVILDIGCGGGVNVERFLKMTENKVYGLDYSEIAVEKSTKLNQKAIGEGRCEIIQGSVSELPFEDNTFDIVTGFETVYFWPDFVNDCKEVRRVLKDDGIMFICNEAIPDEEDERQKELIDLLDMKIFSEDEFDEYLREAGFSDIICFSKSGPDSVDRELVTGWLCVIARK, from the coding sequence ATGGCTGATAATGAAAAAAATATTAGAAGTGAAGAAGAGAAGGAACTGATCATTAATGCCCGAAAACCTGTTGGCGAATTGGGAGATAAATTATTGGATAGGATGAATGAAAGTCATGAAAGCCTTGCTCAATGGGGTGTAAGCCATTTGGATATTCTAAAGGATGATGTTATTTTAGATATTGGTTGTGGTGGAGGAGTCAATGTTGAAAGATTCCTTAAAATGACTGAAAATAAGGTTTATGGACTTGATTATTCTGAAATAGCTGTGGAGAAATCCACAAAGTTAAATCAAAAAGCTATTGGCGAAGGAAGATGTGAGATTATTCAAGGGTCTGTCTCTGAACTCCCATTTGAAGACAATACCTTTGACATAGTAACTGGATTTGAAACAGTTTATTTCTGGCCAGACTTTGTGAATGACTGCAAAGAAGTCAGAAGAGTGTTGAAAGATGATGGAATAATGTTCATCTGCAATGAGGCAATTCCTGATGAAGAGGATGAGCGTCAAAAGGAACTCATTGATCTTTTGGATATGAAAATATTCTCTGAAGATGAATTTGATGAATATTTGCGTGAGGCAGGATTTTCAGATATTATATGTTTCTCAAAAAGTGGTCCTGATAGTGTAGATAGGGAATTAGTCACTGGATGGCTTTGCGTTATTGCTAGAAAATAA
- the thsA gene encoding thermosome subunit alpha, whose amino-acid sequence MAQGQPIFILPEGTNRLLGRDAQRTNILAGKVLAETVRTTLGPKGMDKMLVDGLGDIVVTNDGVTILKEMDIEHPAAKMLVEVAKTQEDEVGDGTTTAVIIAGELLKKSETLLDMDIHPTIIAMGYRQAAEKAQEILDEIAIEDISREILVKVAMTAMTGKGTEKAREPLANLIVDAVQQVADDGEVDTDHIKIEKKDGAVVEESTLIQGVIVDKEKVHPGMPSELKDAKVVLINSPLEVKETEVDAEIRITDPAQMQAFIEQEEQMVRDMVNKIADVGANVLFAQKGIDDLAQHYLAKAGIMAVRRVKKSDIDKLAKATGATVVSNLDDLTEADLGHAGSVIEKKISGDDMIFVEECQEPKAVTLLVRGSTKHIVDEIDRAVDDAIGVVAATVEDGQVVAGGGAPEIAMAKKLKEYAQSISGREQLAVTAFAESLEIVPKTLAENAGLDSIDSLVDLRAAHEKSAYMGLNVFTGDVTDMKEEGVVEPKRVKKQAIQSASEAAEMILRIDDVIASSGTSAGDMPMDPGMGGMPPMM is encoded by the coding sequence ATGGCACAAGGTCAACCTATTTTCATTTTACCTGAAGGAACTAACAGATTGTTAGGTAGAGATGCTCAAAGAACCAACATCTTAGCAGGTAAAGTATTAGCAGAAACTGTAAGAACCACTTTAGGTCCAAAAGGAATGGACAAAATGTTAGTGGACGGACTCGGAGATATTGTAGTAACCAATGACGGAGTTACTATCTTAAAAGAAATGGATATTGAACACCCTGCAGCAAAAATGCTCGTAGAAGTTGCAAAAACCCAAGAAGACGAAGTTGGAGATGGAACTACTACTGCAGTAATCATTGCTGGAGAACTCCTCAAAAAATCTGAAACTTTATTGGATATGGACATTCACCCAACCATCATTGCTATGGGTTACAGACAAGCAGCAGAAAAAGCACAAGAAATCTTAGATGAAATCGCTATTGAAGACATTTCCCGTGAAATCTTAGTAAAAGTAGCTATGACTGCTATGACTGGTAAAGGAACTGAAAAAGCTCGTGAACCTTTAGCAAACTTAATCGTAGATGCTGTACAACAAGTAGCTGACGATGGTGAAGTTGACACTGATCACATTAAAATCGAGAAAAAAGATGGTGCAGTAGTAGAAGAATCTACCTTAATCCAAGGTGTAATCGTAGACAAAGAAAAAGTACACCCAGGTATGCCATCCGAATTAAAAGACGCAAAAGTTGTCTTAATCAACTCTCCTTTAGAAGTTAAAGAAACTGAAGTAGATGCTGAAATCAGAATCACTGACCCTGCTCAAATGCAAGCATTCATTGAACAAGAAGAACAAATGGTCAGAGATATGGTTAACAAAATCGCTGATGTCGGTGCAAACGTATTATTCGCACAAAAAGGTATCGACGACTTAGCACAACACTACTTAGCTAAAGCTGGAATCATGGCTGTAAGAAGAGTTAAAAAATCTGACATTGACAAATTAGCTAAAGCAACCGGTGCAACCGTTGTATCTAACTTAGATGACTTAACCGAAGCTGACTTAGGTCACGCAGGTTCCGTAATCGAGAAGAAAATCTCTGGTGATGACATGATCTTTGTAGAAGAATGTCAAGAACCTAAAGCAGTAACCTTACTCGTCAGAGGAAGTACCAAACACATCGTTGACGAAATCGACAGAGCTGTTGATGATGCAATCGGTGTAGTGGCTGCTACTGTAGAAGACGGTCAAGTTGTAGCTGGTGGAGGAGCTCCTGAAATCGCTATGGCTAAAAAACTTAAAGAATATGCTCAATCCATTAGCGGAAGAGAACAATTAGCAGTAACTGCATTTGCAGAATCCTTAGAAATTGTTCCTAAAACCTTAGCTGAAAACGCTGGTTTAGACAGCATTGACTCTTTAGTAGACTTAAGGGCTGCTCACGAAAAATCTGCTTACATGGGATTAAACGTATTCACTGGTGATGTTACTGACATGAAAGAAGAAGGTGTTGTAGAACCTAAACGTGTCAAAAAACAAGCTATTCAATCTGCTTCCGAAGCTGCTGAAATGATTTTAAGAATCGATGACGTAATCGCTTCCAGCGGAACCAGTGCTGGCGACATGCCTATGGACCCAGGAATGGGCGGCATGCCTCCAATGATGTAG
- a CDS encoding TMEM175 family protein produces MQRLKDEIERQIIEMDENKAVKVHKKLENAKGKNKLSENINEENIDEEIRKLEKTNKKISTYQRFMDAFEKNIDIDPGRLMGLTDGIFSIVMTLLIFGMVLPDKEILNYTGFINFLGSIGPIAGLIIVSFIVLGSFWIYHHEFMKIKSLNMPYLWLNIFYLACLCFIPFSTSVIGNYSHFFLANVIFGVNILLVIIFFLIMFHYAHKRGFLEEYTSEEDKKYVFHTLYMLMGVTIIVNLLDFNVNPNFIYLFLLIPIISTLRHIQYLMK; encoded by the coding sequence TTGCAAAGACTAAAAGACGAGATTGAACGGCAAATAATCGAAATGGATGAAAATAAGGCTGTGAAAGTTCATAAAAAACTTGAAAATGCAAAGGGAAAAAATAAATTAAGTGAAAATATCAATGAAGAGAACATCGATGAAGAGATAAGGAAACTTGAAAAAACCAATAAAAAAATCAGCACTTATCAAAGATTCATGGATGCCTTTGAAAAAAACATTGACATTGATCCTGGAAGGCTGATGGGGCTTACTGATGGGATATTCAGTATAGTAATGACCCTTTTGATCTTTGGAATGGTCTTGCCGGATAAGGAAATACTCAATTACACTGGATTCATAAATTTTTTAGGCTCCATCGGACCAATAGCTGGACTAATCATTGTGAGCTTCATTGTACTGGGTTCATTCTGGATTTACCATCATGAGTTCATGAAAATAAAAAGCTTGAATATGCCTTATCTATGGTTAAATATCTTTTATTTAGCATGCCTATGCTTCATACCTTTTTCAACATCAGTCATTGGAAACTATTCACATTTCTTCTTGGCAAATGTAATATTTGGAGTGAATATACTTTTAGTTATAATATTCTTTTTAATCATGTTCCATTATGCACACAAGAGAGGATTCCTTGAAGAATACACAAGCGAAGAAGATAAAAAATATGTATTCCACACTTTGTATATGCTTATGGGTGTCACAATTATCGTAAACCTACTTGACTTTAATGTAAACCCTAACTTCATTTACTTGTTCCTATTGATTCCTATCATTTCAACATTAAGACATATTCAGTACCTAATGAAATAA
- a CDS encoding nitroreductase family protein, with protein sequence MNPILIDDDKCIACSSCINDCPNSFIYLEDGKIKTHDNGCIECGHCYAICPEGAIKMVNYDFTEEMAVSMSEINEHTLLNAMRSRRTTRQFKPIEVEDEKINMILEAGRYAPTGANSQNVKYTILGSKQDEAEEICVNLFRKGKKVGNLSSYLRRIEVTDDFFFKGAPLIIVVSSKSNINAGLASAYMEIMANSLGLGVLYSGFFVMCTKLSRKLRNLIELEKGYDVVSCMVIGYPKVKYQRIVPRKDLQVNRL encoded by the coding sequence ATGAATCCTATTTTAATTGATGATGATAAATGTATTGCATGCTCCTCTTGCATAAATGACTGTCCTAATTCATTCATTTATTTGGAGGATGGCAAAATAAAAACCCATGACAATGGTTGTATAGAATGTGGACATTGCTATGCCATTTGTCCTGAAGGTGCCATTAAAATGGTCAATTATGATTTCACTGAGGAAATGGCAGTGTCTATGAGCGAAATAAATGAACACACTCTTCTTAATGCAATGAGAAGCCGACGTACTACAAGGCAGTTCAAACCAATTGAGGTCGAAGATGAAAAAATCAATATGATTCTGGAAGCTGGAAGATATGCTCCAACAGGTGCAAATTCTCAAAATGTCAAATATACAATTCTCGGTTCCAAACAGGATGAAGCAGAGGAAATCTGTGTAAACCTATTTAGAAAGGGTAAAAAAGTGGGAAATCTGAGCAGTTATTTGAGAAGAATTGAAGTGACAGATGATTTCTTCTTCAAAGGAGCTCCATTGATCATAGTCGTTTCAAGTAAAAGCAATATAAATGCAGGTCTTGCAAGCGCATATATGGAAATAATGGCTAACAGTCTTGGACTTGGAGTTCTATATAGTGGATTTTTTGTAATGTGCACAAAGCTAAGCAGGAAACTTAGAAATCTTATTGAATTGGAAAAAGGATATGATGTTGTTTCTTGCATGGTAATAGGTTATCCTAAGGTCAAATACCAAAGAATCGTCCCTCGTAAGGATTTGCAGGTAAATAGATTATGA
- a CDS encoding chitobiase/beta-hexosaminidase C-terminal domain-containing protein encodes MILIGGHILSYKKFLLLILIILSLLCSIATVSAENSGIADDSRDIPVIDHNTQPSNYIEETGDLSIDDSSSSEGNSNSVSTNQSTPIVSNNSTLASKKAPRVWINKMIIKSKKTVIKLKSDKKGIIYYTTDGKNPTLNSKKFKNNITLSSNKVLKYFILANDGTKSKIFTYKRILGKTTKGYVEKLYYGNLSSTKTIALIVGVHVQENGMHKAMQKSLKNKNGKLNRRFVLYYIHVTKDKNSYSKSRMNGQVLGQKYVVKDISKENPQIVTDIHETNYRLSGYKYPRFIHMISNKKIKSVKISKKLHNKSSTYLKRLLKLAPHIKRFDPQLGSSPAYITVPIANKGIVSYIYETEASYSKNLKQKYADKYIKALNKVNLTFKH; translated from the coding sequence ATGATATTAATTGGAGGCCATATCTTGTCTTATAAAAAATTCCTGTTATTAATTCTAATCATTTTATCTTTGCTATGTTCCATTGCAACAGTAAGTGCTGAAAATAGTGGCATAGCAGATGATTCAAGAGATATTCCTGTTATTGATCATAATACACAGCCCTCAAACTACATTGAAGAGACTGGTGATTTAAGTATAGATGATTCTTCATCAAGTGAAGGGAACAGCAATTCTGTTTCAACTAATCAAAGCACACCTATTGTATCTAATAATTCCACATTAGCCAGTAAAAAGGCCCCTCGCGTATGGATTAATAAAATGATAATCAAATCCAAAAAAACAGTTATAAAGCTAAAATCAGATAAGAAAGGAATTATTTATTATACCACAGACGGCAAGAATCCTACTCTAAACAGTAAAAAGTTCAAGAATAATATCACTTTATCTTCAAATAAGGTTTTGAAATATTTCATTCTCGCTAATGATGGAACCAAATCCAAAATATTCACATATAAAAGGATTTTAGGTAAAACTACAAAAGGCTATGTTGAAAAGTTGTACTATGGCAATTTATCCTCAACCAAAACCATTGCCCTAATTGTTGGAGTTCATGTTCAAGAGAATGGAATGCATAAAGCGATGCAAAAAAGCCTGAAAAACAAAAATGGAAAATTAAATAGAAGATTTGTCTTGTATTACATTCATGTGACTAAAGATAAGAACAGCTATTCTAAAAGCAGAATGAACGGTCAGGTTCTGGGTCAAAAATATGTTGTAAAGGACATATCTAAAGAAAATCCTCAAATAGTAACTGATATCCATGAAACAAACTACAGGCTTAGCGGATACAAGTATCCTCGATTTATTCACATGATTTCAAATAAAAAAATTAAAAGTGTTAAAATATCTAAAAAACTCCATAATAAGTCTTCGACTTATTTAAAAAGATTGCTTAAATTGGCACCACACATAAAAAGGTTTGATCCTCAATTAGGCTCAAGTCCTGCTTACATAACTGTTCCTATAGCAAATAAGGGTATTGTTTCTTATATTTATGAAACAGAGGCTTCTTATTCAAAGAATCTTAAACAAAAATATGCAGACAAATATATTAAAGCTTTAAATAAAGTTAATTTGACTTTTAAGCATTAA
- a CDS encoding metallophosphoesterase, with protein MSNEKPFGLTARQKIQKGMTITREKIIPMEFDESRYDIVEVNVEIKDLDPVFHDYKIVNLSDLHLGQWLTAEYLEGVIDIVNRQGPDMVALTGDYVSYVLDDVAEDLERCLSMIEVKDASLAVLGNHDHWNGAEEIRKILKNAGIMDVSNDVYSISKDAEKGVVNLHIAGVDSMKLNKEDIDAVMLKIPEQGPAIMLAHEPDFADIAATTGRFALQISGHSHGGQFIIPGLNTTILRSDYSRKYPVGEYQVGDMVQYTSKGLGTNVFWLRINCAPEITIFRLKSPEVEEKIGNEESKNVNQTLSVIHSKKIFPTRDDVDNFLNIDDISDFIESKRKRIPVYMENKTDNIKENINEIPKIIENKTEEIKNNLKFN; from the coding sequence ATGTCTAATGAAAAACCCTTCGGACTTACTGCTCGACAAAAGATACAAAAGGGAATGACAATCACTCGAGAAAAGATCATACCTATGGAATTTGATGAAAGCAGGTATGATATTGTTGAGGTTAATGTTGAAATCAAGGATTTAGACCCTGTTTTCCATGACTATAAAATTGTGAACCTATCTGATCTTCATCTTGGCCAATGGCTGACTGCAGAGTATTTGGAAGGTGTAATCGATATTGTAAACAGACAGGGACCAGATATGGTTGCACTTACTGGAGACTATGTGTCCTATGTCCTTGATGATGTTGCAGAAGACCTTGAACGATGCCTATCCATGATTGAAGTTAAAGATGCATCCCTTGCAGTGCTTGGAAATCATGACCATTGGAACGGAGCAGAGGAAATTAGGAAAATCTTGAAAAATGCAGGAATAATGGATGTGAGCAATGATGTCTATTCAATATCCAAGGATGCAGAAAAGGGAGTGGTTAATCTTCACATTGCCGGTGTTGACAGCATGAAACTGAATAAGGAAGACATTGATGCCGTTATGCTTAAAATACCTGAACAGGGCCCTGCAATAATGCTTGCGCATGAACCTGATTTTGCAGACATTGCTGCCACTACTGGAAGATTTGCACTTCAAATATCCGGCCATTCCCATGGTGGACAATTCATTATTCCTGGACTCAACACCACAATTTTAAGAAGTGACTATTCTCGAAAATACCCTGTTGGAGAATATCAAGTAGGGGATATGGTGCAATATACATCTAAGGGATTGGGAACAAATGTTTTCTGGCTTAGAATCAATTGTGCCCCTGAAATTACAATTTTTAGATTAAAAAGTCCTGAAGTTGAAGAAAAAATTGGAAATGAGGAAAGCAAAAACGTTAATCAAACATTATCAGTTATTCATTCCAAGAAAATCTTCCCAACAAGGGATGATGTTGACAATTTCCTAAATATTGATGATATTAGTGACTTTATAGAATCAAAAAGAAAAAGAATCCCAGTTTATATGGAAAATAAGACAGACAACATTAAAGAAAACATAAATGAAATCCCAAAAATTATAGAAAATAAGACAGAAGAAATAAAAAACAATTTAAAGTTTAATTAA
- a CDS encoding acyltransferase gives MSFLKVSDKYIPSIPFSNISKRIPKRRIAFIDELRAISIMSLVLINTSTLLNHKGVFTYEEYVLFSTMAFGVPIFLMLLGTLMLERDYYDDIPKFLKGRFMRIVIPFLVWNTVIALVYTYYHGNLTFSLSGLGAFSRTFGLQHWYAWMLIGIYLSLPIFNSYIKETKVYGAKYFLVLSFLAVIIYQALEIFNTSTYFNLTFFIGPIIYLFLGYYLDHNEFNLSSNKLIWIGLLLFIATTTFIIYFDIFHNGFQKTVFLHHYNFYTRSYMDVSLVVILQATGVFLFWKYINFDSTKGLFKKFALLFKKPLISVGIKSISRSCYGIYLTHQTMLLIIFLLVDVNYFNAYYWNFLLAFLTFVSSWGLITVLRKLGIPGYIIGYD, from the coding sequence ATGTCTTTTTTAAAGGTTTCAGATAAATATATTCCATCTATTCCCTTTTCAAATATTTCTAAAAGGATTCCAAAAAGAAGAATTGCATTCATTGATGAATTACGTGCTATAAGTATAATGTCTCTTGTTCTTATTAATACATCAACTTTATTAAATCATAAAGGTGTTTTTACTTATGAGGAATATGTTTTATTTTCAACTATGGCTTTTGGTGTACCTATATTTTTAATGCTTCTTGGAACATTAATGTTAGAAAGAGATTATTATGATGATATTCCAAAGTTTCTTAAAGGTAGATTTATGCGTATTGTAATTCCATTTTTAGTATGGAACACAGTTATTGCCCTTGTTTATACTTATTATCATGGAAATTTAACATTTAGTTTATCTGGATTAGGAGCATTTTCTAGAACTTTTGGTTTGCAACATTGGTATGCATGGATGTTAATTGGTATTTATTTGTCTTTACCAATTTTTAATTCTTATATTAAGGAAACCAAAGTTTATGGTGCTAAATATTTTTTAGTATTATCATTTCTTGCAGTAATTATTTATCAAGCTTTAGAAATTTTCAATACTTCTACTTACTTTAATTTAACTTTCTTTATTGGTCCAATAATATATTTGTTCTTAGGTTATTATTTAGATCATAATGAATTTAATTTAAGTTCTAATAAGTTAATTTGGATTGGTTTATTATTATTTATTGCTACAACTACATTTATTATATATTTTGATATATTTCATAATGGATTTCAAAAAACAGTTTTCTTACATCATTATAATTTTTATACACGTTCTTATATGGATGTAAGTTTGGTTGTTATACTTCAAGCTACTGGAGTATTTTTATTCTGGAAATATATTAATTTTGATAGTACTAAAGGTTTATTTAAGAAATTTGCATTATTATTTAAAAAACCATTAATTAGTGTAGGTATTAAATCAATAAGTAGATCTTGTTATGGTATTTATTTAACTCATCAAACAATGTTACTTATAATATTCCTTCTTGTTGATGTTAATTATTTCAATGCTTATTATTGGAATTTTTTACTTGCATTTCTTACATTTGTTAGTAGTTGGGGTTTAATTACTGTTCTTAGAAAATTAGGTATTCCTGGTTACATTATTGGTTATGATTAA
- a CDS encoding sulfide-dependent adenosine diphosphate thiazole synthase, with translation MKKLDDITISKAIIQEYMNDFLDYTDMDVAIGGGGPSGVTAGYYLAKAGYKVALFERKLSIGGGMWGGGMMFNKVVVQEEGKRILDEFGIRSKVFEDNYYVVDSVECTSTLCSKATQAGLKIFNLMSIEDLMVRENGINGIVLNWSSVEMSGLHIDPLTVRAKAVIDATGHPTEITKIVEEKMGGRLNTATGRIMGEKSMWADRAESKILENVTEVYPGLYVTGMAANAVHGSQRMGPIFGGMLLSGEYVAKKVIEDLENRK, from the coding sequence TTGAAAAAATTGGATGATATTACAATATCAAAAGCGATTATACAGGAATATATGAATGATTTTTTAGATTACACAGATATGGATGTAGCCATTGGTGGGGGAGGCCCTTCTGGAGTCACTGCCGGATATTATCTTGCTAAGGCAGGATATAAGGTTGCATTGTTTGAGAGAAAGCTCAGCATAGGTGGAGGCATGTGGGGTGGTGGAATGATGTTCAATAAGGTTGTCGTTCAGGAGGAAGGAAAGAGAATCCTCGATGAGTTTGGAATCAGATCTAAAGTTTTTGAAGACAATTATTATGTTGTTGATTCGGTTGAATGCACTTCCACCTTATGTTCCAAAGCAACTCAAGCAGGGCTTAAAATATTTAATCTGATGTCTATTGAAGACTTGATGGTTAGGGAAAATGGAATAAATGGGATTGTATTGAATTGGAGCTCTGTAGAGATGTCTGGATTGCACATAGATCCATTGACTGTCAGAGCTAAGGCGGTCATTGATGCAACAGGCCATCCAACAGAAATCACCAAGATTGTTGAAGAGAAGATGGGAGGAAGACTGAATACTGCAACAGGTAGGATAATGGGTGAGAAATCCATGTGGGCTGATAGGGCAGAATCCAAGATATTGGAAAATGTTACTGAAGTTTATCCCGGATTATATGTTACTGGAATGGCTGCAAATGCAGTTCATGGCTCCCAACGCATGGGTCCTATATTTGGTGGAATGCTCTTGTCTGGTGAGTATGTAGCTAAAAAGGTCATTGAAGACTTGGAAAATAGGAAATAA
- the dapB gene encoding 4-hydroxy-tetrahydrodipicolinate reductase — MIKVAVTGAAGRMGSGIIRKITEQDDMEVVAAIEMPNTPLAGVDAGEKAGIGNIGVPIVGSQDLEKALKESGAEVLVDFTIAPAAVETIKRTAECGVNLVVGTTGFTEEQAQGNADVIKEKNIKAVISSNFSIGVNVFFKVLKDLTPILNDFDIEIIEAHHNQKADAPSGTAMTAFEVVADALERNPEEVGVYGRQGQVGKRTKEEIGIHAVRGGDIVGDHTVLYVGDGERLEVKHMAHTREVFIAGVIRALRFVGSAGPGKVNDMSDVLGI; from the coding sequence ATGATAAAAGTTGCTGTAACTGGAGCTGCTGGAAGAATGGGCTCCGGAATTATAAGAAAAATTACTGAACAGGATGATATGGAAGTTGTAGCTGCTATTGAAATGCCTAACACTCCTTTAGCAGGTGTAGATGCAGGTGAAAAAGCAGGTATCGGAAACATTGGAGTTCCTATTGTCGGTTCCCAAGATTTGGAAAAAGCATTGAAAGAATCTGGCGCTGAAGTATTGGTAGACTTTACCATTGCTCCTGCTGCTGTTGAAACCATTAAAAGAACTGCTGAATGTGGCGTAAACTTAGTGGTCGGTACCACTGGATTTACTGAAGAGCAAGCGCAAGGGAATGCAGATGTAATCAAGGAAAAGAACATCAAGGCAGTTATTTCCTCTAATTTCTCAATTGGTGTAAACGTATTCTTTAAGGTATTGAAGGACTTGACTCCTATCTTAAATGACTTTGATATTGAAATCATTGAAGCTCACCACAACCAAAAGGCAGATGCTCCTTCCGGAACTGCTATGACTGCATTTGAAGTGGTTGCTGACGCTCTTGAAAGAAACCCTGAAGAAGTGGGCGTCTATGGAAGACAAGGTCAAGTAGGTAAAAGAACCAAAGAGGAAATCGGTATACATGCAGTACGTGGTGGAGACATTGTAGGAGATCACACTGTATTGTATGTTGGCGATGGTGAAAGATTGGAAGTGAAACACATGGCACATACCAGAGAAGTATTTATTGCTGGTGTTATCAGAGCTTTAAGATTCGTAGGTTCAGCAGGACCTGGAAAAGTTAACGACATGTCTGATGTTTTAGGAATTTAA
- the dapA gene encoding 4-hydroxy-tetrahydrodipicolinate synthase, with product MRFEGTAVAMVTPMHEDGSIDEEGYRQNINWLIDNDVDGLVAVGTTGESATLTHDEHRRVLDIMIDEVDGRVTTIAGTGSNATTEALDLTKYADDAGADMALLITPYYNKPQQHGVIEHYTQIANAVDIDLITYNVPSRTSLDMAPETIVELAKVDNISALKEASSDVDKVSKTMKLLRDEGLEDDIVILSGSDELTLPLMSVGARGVVSASANIDPRTMVQMVNCILDGNYDQALELHYKQYDLIKALFIETSPAPAKEALKMMGMPAGPLRLPLVPMLEENKAILRKALEDAGII from the coding sequence ATGCGTTTTGAAGGAACTGCTGTTGCTATGGTCACTCCTATGCATGAGGATGGATCCATAGACGAAGAAGGATACAGACAAAATATTAACTGGTTGATTGACAATGATGTGGACGGTTTAGTTGCTGTAGGAACCACTGGTGAATCTGCTACTTTAACCCATGATGAACATAGAAGAGTTCTTGACATCATGATTGATGAAGTTGACGGTAGGGTAACTACCATTGCAGGAACTGGAAGTAATGCAACTACTGAAGCATTGGACTTAACCAAATATGCAGATGATGCTGGAGCAGACATGGCTCTATTGATCACTCCATATTACAATAAACCACAACAACATGGTGTTATTGAACATTATACCCAAATTGCAAATGCAGTGGACATTGATTTAATCACTTATAATGTCCCATCACGTACCAGTTTGGATATGGCTCCTGAAACCATTGTGGAACTTGCAAAAGTGGACAATATCTCTGCTTTAAAAGAAGCTTCCTCTGATGTGGACAAAGTATCCAAAACCATGAAACTCTTAAGGGATGAAGGATTGGAAGACGATATTGTAATATTGTCCGGTAGTGATGAATTGACCCTTCCTTTAATGTCTGTTGGTGCAAGAGGTGTGGTGAGTGCATCCGCTAACATCGATCCAAGAACCATGGTTCAAATGGTAAACTGCATTTTAGACGGTAACTATGATCAAGCGTTGGAATTGCACTACAAACAATATGACTTAATCAAAGCTTTATTCATTGAAACCAGTCCTGCACCTGCAAAAGAAGCATTGAAAATGATGGGAATGCCTGCAGGTCCATTAAGATTACCTTTAGTTCCTATGTTAGAAGAAAACAAAGCAATCTTAAGAAAAGCTTTAGAAGATGCTGGAATTATATAA